Proteins co-encoded in one Arachis hypogaea cultivar Tifrunner chromosome 13, arahy.Tifrunner.gnm2.J5K5, whole genome shotgun sequence genomic window:
- the LOC112732793 gene encoding uncharacterized protein, with protein MQRVGNKIVHRFDRRNEVFEVREMSSGRVLVVNLARRKCDCGHFQVERLPCRHVIACCANQRLDWQVYVSNVYKISQICKIYKIEFVPVGDTATWTDYQGPTMIANPALRRTLKGHPKSTRYLNEMDSRKMRGPQVCRLCGRQGHSHSRCPQRAGPSGVGGSGGS; from the coding sequence ATGCAGCGTGTAGGAAACAAAATCGTGCACCGATTTGATCGAAGAAACGAGGTATTTGAGGTGCGTGAAATGTCAAGTGGACGAGTGTTAGTAGTTAATCTTGCACGACGAAAATGCGACTGTGGGCATTTTCAGGTGGAGCGACTTCCATGTCGCCATGTGATTGCGTGTTGTGCTAACCAGCGCCTCGATTGGCAGGTGTATGTCAGTAATGTGTACAAGATATCGCAAATTTGCAAGATCTATAAAATTGAGTTTGTCCCCGTGGGCGACACGGCGACGTGGACTGATTACCAGGGACCAACGATGATCGCAAATCCTGCCCTGAGACGAACATTAAAAGGTCATCCCAAATCAACTCGTTATTTGAATGAAATGGATTCACGGAAAATGCGTGGGCCACAGGTATGCCGTCTTTGCGGGAGGCAGGGTCATAGTCATAGTAGATGTCCTCAACGTGCTGGACCGAGTGGGGTTGGTGGTAGTGGTGGTTCATAA
- the LOC112737475 gene encoding glycosyltransferase BC10: MLPHTALVLAFSILLSLPVIVILGPTVLTQSHLHLPFSPQDELDDLSLFTLASTFHHHAPPQHKPSRIFQFSYQTKPKPKIAFLFLTNTDLHFAPIWNLFFHDQPTNLYNIYIHKDPSVNLTRPVEGVFKNRFIPSKKTARASPTLISATRRLLAHALLDDPDNAYFALLSQHCIPLHSFPYVYRSLFFSTTFDSPGLTRPTQTHRSFIEILTHAPRLWNRYIARGRFAMLPEVKYEDFRVGSQFFTLTRPHALLVVRDRALWRKFRSPCYKKDECYPEEHYFPTLLSMMDPEGCTNYTLTHVNWTGTKGGHPYTYKPQEVSVELISRLRESNFSESYLFARKFTPDCLQPLLYIAMAIFKD; the protein is encoded by the coding sequence ATGTTGCCACACACAGCATTGGTTCTTGCATTTTCTATCCTACTCTCCCTTCCTGTGATCGTCATTCTTGGGCCCACAGTCTTAAcccaaagccacctccatctcccaTTCTCCCCACAAGACGAACTTGACGACCTCTCCCTCTTCACGCTCGCTTCCACGTTCCACCACCACGCGCCACCCCAACACAAACCTTCTAGAATCTTCCAATTCTCCTATCAAACCAAACCAAAGCCCAAGATCGCATTCCTCTTCCTCACCAACACCGACCTCCACTTTGCCCCTATATGGAACCTCTTTTTCCATGACCAACCCACCAACCTATATAACATCTACATCCACAAAGACCCTTCCGTGAACCTCACGCGCCCCGTCGAGGGAGTTTTCAAGAACCGTTTCATCCCTTCCAAGAAAACTGCACGCGCCTCGCCAACCTTAATATCCGCCACGCGCCGTCTCCTCGCCCACGCGCTCCTCGATGACCCTGACAACGCGTACTTCGCACTCCTCTCGCAGCACTGCATCCCTCTCCACTCCTTCCCTTACGTCTACCGCTCCCTCTTTTTCTCCACCACGTTCGACTCGCCCGGGTTGACCCGACCAACTCAGACTCACCGGAGCTTCATCGAAATCCTCACCCATGCGCCGAGACTCTGGAACCGATACATCGCGAGGGGCAGGTTCGCGATGCTTCCGGAGGTGAAGTACGAAGACTTCCGAGTTGGATCGCAGTTCTTCACGCTCACGCGCCCCCACGCGCTTCTGGTCGTGAGGGACCGCGCGTTGTGGAGAAAATTTAGAAGTCCTTGCTACAAGAAGGACGAGTGTTATCCAGAGGAACACTATTTTCCTACGTTGTTGTCAATGATGGATCCTGAGGGCTGCACCAATTATACGTTGACACATGTCAATTGGACAGGGACTAAAGGTGGACACCCTTATACTTATAAGCCCCAGGAGGTTTCCGTTGAACTGATTAGTCGATTGAGGGAATCAAATTTCTCTGAATCTTACCTCTTCGCGAGGAAGTTCACCCCTGATTGCTTACAACCCCTGTTGTATATTGCAATGGCCATTTTCAAGGACTAA
- the LOC114924959 gene encoding uncharacterized protein, which translates to MTTNISECVNSILKGVRNLPVCSLVKATYARLAELFVRKGREAEAQLGTGQQFSQYLVKCIEANLKTARCFTVTVYDRDNSEYTVAETMPTGSFSLGSYRVSLASQTCDCGYFQALHFPCSHALACCAYSRLTWQPYVHQVYRLSSVFGVYQMGFTPPIPEGFWPPYDGPIVIPDPNMRRAREGRPRSTRIHTNMDDADPNRPKRCGLCRQPGHTRRSCPQAGQPTHTGGNE; encoded by the coding sequence ATGACGACCAACATTTCTGAGTGTGTGAATTCAATCCTGAAGGGGGTAAGGAACCTCCCCGTGTGCTCACTGGTCAAGGCCACATATGCAAGGTTGGCGGAGCTATTTGTCCgtaaggggagggaggccgaggcACAGCTGGGTACCGGTCAACAATTCAGTCAATACCTAGTAAAGTGTATCGAGGCCAACCTGAAGACAGCTAGGTGTTTCACGGTGACTGTTTATGACAGAGATAACTCCGAGTACACCGTGGCAGAAACGATGCCGACAGGTTCGTTCTCACTAGGTAGCTACAGGGTCTCGCTAGCGTCTCAGACTTGTGATTGTGGATACTTCCAAGCACTTCATTTTCCGTGTTCACACGCACTAGCGTGCTGTGCGTATTCACGTCTTACTTGGCAACCTTACGTCCACCAGGTCTATCGCCTAAGTTCCGTTTTCGGTGTCTATCAGATGGgattcacacctcccattccggagggtttctggccaccataTGACGGGCCTATCGTTATACCAGATCCTAACATGAGGCGTGCTAGGGAGGGTCGTCCGAGGTCCACCCGCATACACACCAACATGGATGATGCAGATCCGAACCGGCCAAAGAGATGTGGCCTCTGCAGGCAACCAGGACACACTCGTCGGAGTTGTCCCCAGGCCGGACAACCCACCCACACAGGGGGAAATGAATAG